Below is a window of Electrophorus electricus isolate fEleEle1 chromosome 1, fEleEle1.pri, whole genome shotgun sequence DNA.
CATGTTACTCCTGTATACGTAATGTTGGGCTTTGTCTCAAAAAGTCTTTTAGTCTTAAAGTTTGTCTTATAAAAGAGCAAACTCAGCAAAGGTTAGGTTAAGAGAGTGAGGCTGTTGCAGTTAAGTAACCACTTACATCATTAATTTTCATACCATTAGAAGTGGCATAGCATAGTACTGAGTGTGTGATGTAGAACTGAGTTAGCTAGCTCACTGAGAGTATTTCAACATGAATGAATCTAGGAAACTACTTAATGCGTGTCAACTCACCCTTTTTCTGATTCCTGCAcatttctggaatgttcttcTTCCTGTCAATCAAAACAGAGGACATTACTATGTTATAATGGTTAATGACACAGCCAGCAGTAAATTGTGAAAATTAAATTCGGTCTGACATGCCTGAATGTCCGTAACACGTTTGAATGGATGATGATTACTAGCTTTTCTAAATTATTGAGTTGTAACTATACTGAACAAGCAATACatctaaatatataaacaaaacacatattgTACGTTAAGCACTGGATAAGAGGGTTAAGAGTACACGTACGCGCCGTATTTTTGCTGGTATCTTTCGCCGTAGGTTGAATTCAACAAGATTAAATACTCAGCAAGTCCAGCGTCACTCAAGCTAGTTCGCCGGCGCAGGTCACTCCAAACCTTGTGCGATTCTCCGAGATACACTCGTCGAACATCGTACTTTTTCCGCGATTCAAGTCGTCTTTGAGCTCGGTCTGAGTCAGATAGTCTAGGCCGACCTCTACATCGACgtaatattgcttttatttgttcCCCAGACCCTTTCGAATCCAGATTACCTGTCTTTGCTGAATACAAGGTCGCCATTTTGATATCAGCTGTGAGTTGTTGTGGTTCTTCTTAAAGGGATTTTATTTGAAGGGAAGTTGCAAATGCGCCTTTAAAGGAAACTGAATTTTTGCCAGAGTATGCAATGTTCCGTTTTAGACATATACATTGTCATTCTTCAGATTTTACCTGAGCTCTCAGAATATTAATTACTTACgggaatattaaaataacaataaacctTAACAGAACTACAAATAATCGTTACGTGTACTGGAATAGACACATTGACAttgacaaataaaaatgaagaaattacattttgaacAACGAATCATTTTTTTGTGGGCGTTGCGAGCTCACAGATACGACTGTTATGCTATGTGATGAGCTAGTTAGATAACGCTAGCGAACTTAGTTTTTCTTCAACAGAGAAACTTATAAAATGTCTATGGTGCATAGCTAATTTATCTATGTATTTTGTGAATATACTGTAGAGTTCTGTCTGAGCCTTGTGAATTTAATAGGTATGGTCGACATCCTTAGTGTGGTTTTTAAGCGGTTTGCTTCACAGCTGCACGTATCAACTAATGTAGCGTTAAAGGTGTCTCCTACTGAGAGCAGCATTTTGGTCGTTGGAGATGAAAACATCAACAGATCGCTGTTGTTCCTGACAGCTGTAACAGCAGCTTCAGAATTAGGAAGCAGAGTGATGTTTTTCACTCAAAATCAAATCCAGAGCCTTCCATGCAATCTTCAGGGCTCAAGTGGTCTGAATCTGAAGCCTGAAAGTTTAAAGGTAATTTGAGTTCGGcagaaaatatttgaaattgtcCAGTTCTGGCTAAGTCCTAAGTAGTAGTAGTCCTAAGAAATAtacctaacgctagctagctaatcgcAACATAATAGAGCAGGCCGTCTGTGTTACTCGTTTTCGCTTTCTCCCTGTCTTCATGTTTTAGGGGAAATAAACATCTCAATACAGTTAACactaactagctagcgttagctaagcCAGATGGCATAACATTATTTCAGCGGAAAGCTGAGTTGGCATAGGTTACTTGAATGTAAATGCACTGGGTACACTTTTATGTAAACCTAGCCTTTCATCATTATTTAGGGAAAATGTATAATCCGAAAGTACACTTCTAACAGTTTGTTACTACTGATATATGCTCTCTCCGTAAAGAAAATCCGGTTTGTGTACCCCAAGACTTTGGAGCAACTGCTGGAGGATGTAGCCTCCCTTCACGAGCTGGTCAGACAGGCTGCCGCCATCCCTTCCTTGGTCATTGTGAACGGTTTGGACCGGTATTTGTGCAGCCCCGAGTTGCAGGGCAGACCTCAGCAGGAGGCTCAGAGCATGGCAGCTCATGTGATGGCCCTCCTGCATGACACAGCTgctttcctcacccagaacctgGAGGCCCGAGTGGAGAGCCAGGCCCCGTGTCGGGTCATCGTCTCTGTTCAGCCCGGTATTGAAGGCAGAGGTGGGGGTGATGTGTTGGGCCCAGATCCCTTCCTTTCGGTCCTGGGACGCTATCTGCAGGTGAGGTGCACCTCAGAGAAAGAGTGGAGGGGTGAGGGGCAGAATGAGTGGCTGCTGTGTCTGTCAGGTCAAGGACTGCAGGTTGATGGGGATGCTATTGAAAAGGAAGGGCTGGCATTGAAATGGCATGTAGCAATGCAGCCAAGTGGAGTGCTGGAGTTCTGGCCAGATGTTGCAACCAAAGAGAAGACACTACAGGAACAAGCCTCTCTGGAAGCAAAAGATGACTAACCacaaagggttttttttccttcttctgtattttaaaatgcttaaagtgtcaagaatattttcatttgctttgtgTGAGTAGTTTGTTTGTACTGTCTAAACTCCTCAGGTTAAGAAATAAAACCTCTGTTCTTGTTTATGAAGGAGTCTCTAAATAAATGATTGTTTTCAATAAACAGTGTAATAAAATCCAACTCCATGCCCCTTGCATCTACATGGAATAATAAAGCATATTGagttaaacctttttttaatattaacaaCTCCAGATTGTTAAAATTACTTtcatataaaattaattttatacaatTGTATTCTTATGAAAGTATTAATTGTTTCATAAAAGATGGATTTATAGCTGACAATAAATTGGACTTTACCTTTCCTTTTTTACTTgccatgcaaacatgcaaaatggTTTAGATTCAGGATTCCTTTTGACCATATCTCTGATGAAGACAGTAATGTTGAAACATTAGTTTATTGCACTGCACTTACAAATCACTCAGTTTTCCAGTCAGTGTTCCAGAATCCTACAGGTCGGTTTTATTAAAGTATTGACTATTCCTGCATTAAGTGATGTTTCATATTAGTCAGCACTTTTCAGAATGAGGTGCAAAACAGAATGATCTGATATTTGTACGAACTAGTAGCATTTTAATAGCTGCATTTACAGCTATCTGTGAAATAATTTTGGCAATCTCATAATCAGCtgtattattttgaaatgtaaaatttgatATGTAATAAGGgatttctaatatttttttctgaacacaTCTTCACCATGTATCCTGTAATCTACTGATTAGTGAACTAGGAAAAGGAACAACAAACATGGGTTGTCTTTCGTGTTAAAGACTGGGAATCAGTCAGTTTCTTGCTAGGATTGGtaaataattgttaaaaaaatagtTCAATTGAACATGAAGCATTTAAGCATAATTTAAAACACCAAACAAGATGATAGAGataaaattagtttttcattGCAATAGAAAGACTCCACATTTTAAGAATGATAATGCAGGAAATGCTTATATTTTGaagaacaaacataaataacagtGCCATATTTGACATTATAAATGCTGATTTATCAGACATTAGTTGTCTGAACATTAAAACCAATATATGCCACATAAAACCCCAAACTTTTGATTTCAGTATTAACAATTTTTCAATTACAGATTAGCCTATTTATTAAAAGCAATAATGACAGCAAAACATGCCAGATGACTGGACACTGGATATTCagagatttctatttatttagtAAATTTATGTTTCTTAGAAAGGTGTTGAGATGTGATGAGAAGAGGATGCAGGACTTGAAGCTGGTGTGTGTCAAATTGACTCGTAGGCCCCCTCTTGTATAAAGTAAATAGGATTTGGCCATTTCATAGGGTTCCCCACTGTAGGAATTATCCAAGAGCAGTAGGATATACTTGTCCCCTAATAAGAGGATGTATTGAGATGTTAGGAACAACATGTGTGCCCTTACTGATGTATTGTATAACAGATTGCATTGTAAATCAAAATCAAACTAACCAGCACTTAAAACTGCGTTCAAGATAGTTACCAAATTGCTTACCATTCCAAACTTTCATTTCATATGTACATTTTTCacaacaaatgtaaacacttTTTAAGTACATTCTAAACTCAATAAGGTGGCTTACTTCTATGGGAAGTAGTGCATGAGGCTGTTCACTTTAGTTCTGTAGGTTACTGTGTATGGAACACGGGGTCAATTTGAGACACACTCAGCATTTGAAGGAGATTTGTGAAGTTTGGTTACATTggtacaataacaataacaataaagatgCAAAACAAACTGATCTTGGACCTAACTTATAGAAGACAGGAGACAAAACATGCACAATTAAATACTCTTGTTGATTGTGTCTGCAAAGAATTTTGAAAGTTTGGTagttacatttcaaaataattgtTACATCTCCATATATTTACAGAGGATAAGAAAAATATCTACAGTTTTTACAACAGTGGAACTTCTGTAATAAGAAGGATgactaacaaaacacacacacacaccaaaacaacaagaacaaaataagGCTGAAAATAAGGTTTATGGGGAAAGCAAATTTAATCAGCTTTCcacaatttacatatttaaacatgtatttaaaaatctatatttttaaaaggtggtTAGTTACATATGGTGTGCCGTACAGAATGTGAATTAGGTATTATTTAACTTCAACAGCTGCCAGAGGTATTtgtttatctatctatccatctatggCTTTGAACTCATTTTCCACTTCAGTTATCCCTTCAGTAAGCACTTATCCACTCAACAGTTCAGAATTTCAGAAACTTCACCAAATTCTGTTCTGTCCAAAAAGTCCATACAGGGCATTCCTAGACATGCCTTTCCAGCATGGTTTGGTGtgagcactttttaaaaaaagtctttGTCCTTTCAATGTTCTACACAAGCTTTTGTTCAGAGCCAAGAGTGTATTGGTCGACCAGACAGTGGCTGCCTGAGACCAAGAATGTCATTCTTGTACTCGTTGGGATAGATGGTgcctttgctcatgttcactGTCCTGCTGGAGCTCATTGGACTGTAGTCCATGGAGACACCAGAGTCAGCCACAGCCATGTAAGTGTACTCCAGCCCTTTAGGCACCCATGTGTGGTTTGGATACTCAAAGCTCGACTGCAAAGAGAGTCTTCCTGACCCAGAGCTTTGCTGGAGGGAGCCGAGATCAGAATGTGAGACAGCCAACAGTGAGGTTTCTCTGCTGGCAAACAGGGCCTGCAGAGGCAGCAATTCGTCCAGGGCGTCATTCCCTCGCCCTTCTCCCTCTGCCCGGGGATGTTGCGAATTCTGATTAAGTGTGACATATGTGTCTTGTGATTCAAGGAATGACTGAGTGAGGGCCTCTGGATGCTCCTGAAGAGTCCTCAGCTGCTCCATCAACCAGTGGGCATGAGAAGGTTCTTGCAATGTGTCTGTCAAATATGTGTCGATGCCCCTTGTGTCCAGCTGATTGACCACCTCTTCCATGGCCTCTGGCTGTTCTCTGAGGAAAGAAGCCACTCTCGTGGTGGGTGCTGGCCTCAGGGCATTTTTGTGACTTGGCAGAGGCGGTGCCACGCTGGCCTCAGACAGAACTTCTAGGGGAGATGGAAGCTCTTCATTGTACACGTGCACTACCCGGCTGTTGCCACTACTGTGGCCCAGCCACTTCTACAGAGGAAAATTAATGAAggaaaatttaattaatttctttatatatatatatatatatatatatatatatatatacacatatacatacacacacacacacacacatacatacaacatatacacacatatatacacatatatataaataaataatatatatacacatacacacacccacacacacccaccctcccaTTGGaaaattactgcatgggtgattacatttcagctggcaacaagttatttaaccctaattgatgcagtgagtagcttctcatttgttaaacaaccatgtcaaaagacacatcctatggtcatggaaaagatgttaatttgtttcagaagggtcaaactATttgcatgcatcaagcagagaaaacatctaaggagattaagaactgtccaatgcattattaaaaagtggaaggacagtggggaaacatcatcttcgaggaaggaatgtggttggcaAAAAAAttttgaatgatcatgatcggcgatcacttaaacgtgtggtgaaatcaaatcgtagaaaaacaacagtagaactcagggatatgtttgaTAGTGAAAGttagagcatttccacatgcacaatgccaaGGCAACTCAacggattgggactaaacagttgcgtagccttaagaaaaccacttgtcagtgaggctaccTGGCAAAaacttcaatttgctagggaacataaagattggactctggagcaatggaagaaggtcatgcagtctgatgagtccagatttaccctgttccagagtgatgggcgcatcagagtaagaagagaggcggctgaagtgatgcacccatcatgcctagtgcctaccatacaagcctgtgggggcagtgctatgatctggggttgttgcagttggtcaggtctaggttcagcaacgttatgtgcccaaagaatgaggtcagctgccCGAATATattgaacaaccaggttattccatcattgaattttttcttccttgatggCACGGGTagattccaagatgacaataccaggattcatcaggctcaaattgtgaaagagtggttcagggagcgtgagacatcattttcacacatggattggccaccacagagtccagacctgaatcccattgagaatctttgggatatGCTGAACAAgactgtgcagtggtccaaatcttccattatcaatacaagatcttgggggggtggggggtggaattcatgcaactctggacagaaataaatgttgtgacattgtagaagcttgtggaaaccatgccacagcgaatgcgtgccgtaatcaaagctgtccaacaaaatattatgagtgcgtgaccttttttttggccaggcagtggaTATTTTACTGACTTGTATCCTTTCACCAAGTTGTTGCTCcaagtttgtttttcatgtataGTATAGCTGTTCATAGCACTTGAGAAACAGATTTGCATAGACAAATAACACTTTACTTACTTACCTAAACAGAAAACCATTttacaaagaacaaaatgttaatattaCTGCACAAAACTGGCTGTACCTGGAAGTCTCCTTTGTAGACAGTGAAGAGACCTTGGAACTTGTGCTCAGGTGAAGGGATATCAGGCCATACTTTTTTTAACAGGAATCTGTAATGATTAATATGCACATTCTATCAGACATCCGgctatgtaaacacacaaagtcTTATACTGGAATATAATTCAAATGCACAGGGAGTGTAAATAGGTCTGTATGGTAGAAATGGTATAATTACTTCTACTATAAAAATATGAAGCTAATATGAATTTTATGTAccatatatgtttgtgtgtgatgttggGTATTACATGTGTTACTGACTTGTGATAGGACAGAAGCACAGTGAGTGACAGCACCATAAGGATTAAGGTGATGATGAGAACTAATGCCACAATCAGGGGATCCATATCTGTTTAGAAGAAACAGAAGACTGTGGACACCATTTGTCTAAAAGCATACTAAGTGCAGTGGAAAATTATAAATATGCAACACTCAGAAATCTTCCAGTCAAAAGGGTCATCATATCAGAACTGCACAATTAGTCATCTGAATTATTATCGTACATTTCTGTATAGTAAATCAGGTAGCTATTGGTATGTCATTTATGTGATGAAAGGTATGTAGTCTTGGATTTGGTCATATGGTGAATAATTATCAAGATCAATTAGTTTTGAAAAACATACCAATTGGTACAGTAGTCCCAAACTCAGGGTCAGACCAAGCACTCCAGTAACCATTATATGTGATGCCGTCAGGTTTTACTCGGACCTGAACTTCATATTTGCTGCTTGGTTGAAGGCCACGCAGGGTCAGCCTTGTGTTCCCCATCACCACTTCCTGAAATGCAGAGCAAAAAACTGCACTGATATACAATTCCATGTACATTCAAAGTCAACACAAAAATGGCTTTAAGttttaagtgtttgtgtttcttaaaCTAGAGAAGCAAAGATCATGAAAATCAGTGAGTCACAGTTGACATAACTTATCTAACAGCATGTTGtaaggactgtgtgtgtctgtgtttgttttttggggttacATGAACATGAAGATGAATCCATATTCTAACACCCCTGGAGCAACTAAAAGCTCTCGTCAATTACATTAACCTTTTTTTATAGAACTCACAAACTTAACAAAATTGTCTGTTTTCACCAGATTGCTCTTTGAAATGCTTCCGACAATAACCAAGAGAGGCCAACAATATGAAATCCATTAAAACGTGGCATGAGCAAACCCTGTGAACACCAGCATCTAGACAGAAACCAAGTGAGTAAAAtggacaaaacacacaaaaaaatgtaagtgcTAGGAGGAAATAAACAGGATTACAAAAAAGCCACCAATGTTATTTCACTGATTCCTAAATTACAATCAACCTTCATGGTTCCTGCATGGGTGTATTAAAGCAAATCATATATCTGCTCAGCAACTGTAAGGTTCTAGTTCTGGACAGCTTTAGATAAACCTTTCTGTACATTATTTAGTTGCTTAAAAGGTTTCTGAACCTTGACAAGAACAAGGTCTTAAGTGCCTTGTTTTAAAGCCAGAACTGCAGTCGTCATTAGAGAAAGGTCCACTGAGCCTAAGTGGACCCCCAGCACCAAGTCAACCTCTCCGGTCTCTCTGGCCCCAGCACAGTTCATAGAGCGAAACACCAAGCCACTAAGCTATTACTGTATCTCTATGTTTTCAGATGGGCCATTATTATTTGGGATCAGGCTTTCCAGGTCTTACAAATCTGCTAAAACATGCTTTGCTCATCGGAGTCCACCTAATTGTAATTCAGcaatgtgtttttagtgtgagATGTTGAAAATGTGACTCTGCATGTGTACCGTCTTTCTGGCGCTCCCTTCCACCACATATCTGACCTCGTACATCATACTGTCATCCATGTACTTGAGGGCAGGAGGCAACCAGCTCACATTGAGCTGCCCTAGTTTCCCTGTGCTCACTACAGAGAGGTTAGCAGGAGGATCCAACAGgactgaggaagagagaaagcacaTCAGTACCAAGGGATCCAAATTCTGTATTAGACAAGAGTGCCACCAAAGAGGACAAGTTTGTGTCAAGGTCACTTTGGGGTCTTGTGATAGCACTGGCTCTGCTGTGAAAACAAGCAGTGCTCAAAGCTCTGTGGACTCACAGACATGGTCAATGAGGAGACTGCGATTGTAGAGTTTCCGCCCcccatgaaacacacacaggtggagagtCACAAAGAACTCGATCCGGGTCAGCCTGCAGACAAACAGTTTCCTACCACTAGCTCCCAGCATAGGCAGTTCAGATAtggcacacacactgctgttttcattCCTAAACAAGGAGAAGAACTAATTACAAGGGTTCAACTTGACACTTTGGTACATGCTATGGACCCTTATATAAAGAATTACTTACTGGTATTGGTAGGTATAGGTAAATGTGTACTGATCAGAAGAACCATTTCTCTGCTCCTTTTCCTCCCAGAAGCAGGTTAAGTCCCTCATTCTCTCAGAAAAGCATTTAATGTTCTCTGGCTCATCACGCTGCAGTTGAGATACTGTTGAGTAATGAGGTTTTATTTACATCATTACTGTTTTTGCTCAAACAGGTGAACAATTACATTCTGAATTATTTTGCTATAAGCTTTACGAGCTACTGAACTCACATAAGCACAAGTTGCGGGAGAGGATGACGCACGTGTGCTATATTAACCCAATGTGTTCCATGTCTGTAGCGTATTAATGTATAAtggtaaatgtaatttattcccGGAAgcacaaaattaacaaaatattccGAGAACCCAAATTAATATCTAAAATGTATGTTACATATTAGTtacataaaatctaaaatacaaTCAATTATGTTAAGGCAATTTTGCAGTTAGCCACGAGAGCATTCTGTTGCAAACAGGtgaagttttgttttgcttgttttggttttttattttaaaaaggaattcGCCCTACCTTTGCTTTCAAAGGTTTGCCCTGCGTTCGCAACCGAAGCCAAGCAAAGTATATAAACGATCAATATGTTTATCTTCTCGTTGGACATTGTTTGGTCTtcccaaaacacaaaaacaatgccGCTTTTTGTTAATCCGCATAACTATGCTTCCAGCAGCCAACGTTCCCCGTTAGAGTTGTTGTGCCTAGTACAGCTTGCTGTCCAGATACCGTGGATAGCGCGCCACTATTACGCGTGCATCACACCAGATAAGCACATTACGAGCGTGGAAAttgtttactctttttttttcttaatgccGAGACTAGATGACAAGAAGTCGCTTAATTGCCGACGTTGTCTGTGGGAAGGGCTTAACGTCGAATATAAGTTTATTGATGTCAGCAGTTACAACTCGTTTTGTTATTGGATGACATGGCTTCGCATTACGAGTGTTTTGCGTTGTACGCTCAGTTTATTTTTCGAGCGTAGTCCACTGTGTAACCAGTTTATTAAAGAGATGTGTAAGGCACACATTTAGTAGCCTGCAATTTGAAAAAAAAGCACGGTTCAAGTGAACGAGTGACAACACGAGGAGACTCAAAAAACGATATAGGTAATTACCGAAAAGGTTTTACTGGTGGAGTTTCAGTAACCGGCCTTCTTATCAGTGGACAGCACCCGTTTTTTGCTCACAACGTGCGTTATCGGCATGTTCGGGGCTGTCTTTCGCGCATAGATAAAGTGTAATGTTTGCTAGCACATCCCAACGCAACCGCCCCAGTACTACCAAAATCTTTTATTGTTCTGTTTAGATATCACCGTTACTTCACACGGAAACGTGAAAATGCTGAGAAGCCGGCCCATGTCCGAGCTCAGTGGTTACGTAGTATAGAAGGCAATAGCAGGCGAACTTTTCGATCTTGTTTAAAAAAGGATCTGAACCGTGTGCCTCCACTTGATGTATTTTCTTAACTGTTGAACGGAATTTGAGATGAGGACCAGTTCACATGATGTACTACAGTTCTAATTTAGCAGACCTGTACACTACATCTGTCTAGAAGACTGGCACATACAGGCCTATGAACAGATATGCATTATTTCACGTCTTGTACACTCGAGTTCTGTaaggctctctctctttttttttttcaggaccTGCGGGTTACCGGTGGCTACCAGGAGAACATGTTGCAGGAAGCCCCTGTCGTGCACTTTTCTGGGTAGTTAGATAAAACTGTCGCATGGCAGATATGTGGTGTACAGTCATAAATCAGATGGTATCGGAGGAACTCTGCACCCGTGTTCCTCACCAGAGATGAGGGGGAAAGCCCAGCTAAGCATGTTGAGTGCATCTTCTCCTTACTCCCATTTTATTGCACTGTGAAAGTACTGCAACAACCAAACCCCCAAATCTCAACAAAGTCTTTATTTTGTAAACAGTGCATACATTTAATtctatatttctttaaaatattccagGCCAGAAATACAACAGTCTTGTTTAAAACTTTGAGTATGAGTCAGAAAGGTGCTCTCATGCAGTAGTTTCCTCGTCAGCACACTCCTAGCAGTTATTGCAATGCTTCAAGAACACGTGTTGTGTCGTACTAGGAGACCACAATTAAGACAAAGAATCTTCAACACAGCCTTCAATACTACACGGACAACCCGTGCTTACAGATTACATGAGCAAACACAGTCACTGCATAAAATACATGCTGCTTCTTTATGTATGCAACTATATTTAAGCAGTACTAAGAATGTTACTAcatgaagagaaaagaaagtgtGCAAACTGGTAAGGTACAAGACCAAATGACTAGTGTTAAAAAAGTGGATCACGTTTCTTACATCTTGTATGGGCACCAGAAGGGGCTTTATTTGACACAGTGTACATGGGATATTCAGACACATCCAGCCAAAGGCCAAATGAACCAAGCAGACAGTTGGCACTGTATATCACAGACAAAAAGGAAAGGGGTGGAGGCTGAACTGCGTGTGTTCTCTAGCTTCTGTCTAATCACTCTGACCAGGGTGAAATGGGGGTTTAATTTAGGCCATACAA
It encodes the following:
- the epor gene encoding erythropoietin receptor; the encoded protein is MSNEKINILIVYILCLASVANAGQTFESKVSQLQRDEPENIKCFSERMRDLTCFWEEKEQRNGSSDQYTFTYTYQYQNENSSVCAISELPMLGASGRKLFVCRLTRIEFFVTLHLCVFHGGRKLYNRSLLIDHVFLLDPPANLSVVSTGKLGQLNVSWLPPALKYMDDSMMYEVRYVVEGSARKTEVVMGNTRLTLRGLQPSSKYEVQVRVKPDGITYNGYWSAWSDPEFGTTVPIDMDPLIVALVLIITLILMVLSLTVLLSYHKFLLKKVWPDIPSPEHKFQGLFTVYKGDFQKWLGHSSGNSRVVHVYNEELPSPLEVLSEASVAPPLPSHKNALRPAPTTRVASFLREQPEAMEEVVNQLDTRGIDTYLTDTLQEPSHAHWLMEQLRTLQEHPEALTQSFLESQDTYVTLNQNSQHPRAEGEGRGNDALDELLPLQALFASRETSLLAVSHSDLGSLQQSSGSGRLSLQSSFEYPNHTWVPKGLEYTYMAVADSGVSMDYSPMSSSRTVNMSKGTIYPNEYKNDILGLRQPLSGRPIHSWL
- the swsap1 gene encoding ATPase SWSAP1, with amino-acid sequence MVDILSVVFKRFASQLHVSTNVALKVSPTESSILVVGDENINRSLLFLTAVTAASELGSRVMFFTQNQIQSLPCNLQGSSGLNLKPESLKKIRFVYPKTLEQLLEDVASLHELVRQAAAIPSLVIVNGLDRYLCSPELQGRPQQEAQSMAAHVMALLHDTAAFLTQNLEARVESQAPCRVIVSVQPGIEGRGGGDVLGPDPFLSVLGRYLQVRCTSEKEWRGEGQNEWLLCLSGQGLQVDGDAIEKEGLALKWHVAMQPSGVLEFWPDVATKEKTLQEQASLEAKDD